One window of the Bacteroidales bacterium genome contains the following:
- a CDS encoding BamA/TamA family outer membrane protein codes for MQIKNYLTYAKQSIITTAVLLFTIVLVLPSTAQNNALIDLNYEKPKSYNIESIEVSGIEFLDENALIIISGLSIGKKINIPGDDIAIAIRKLWKQGLFEDISIGVIGVRDDNISLNITLKERPRLSSFNISGINKSNKETLREKSKLVPGDVVTENLLIRTKEIIESHFVEKGFFNTNVEIVKKSDPKRPNSVHLDIKVKKNKRIRIDQINIIGNKEIKDERLKSALKETKEKAFVKPLKYADELLVNLAKDAISLKWPKMRTDVLDYVDKSFRMTILKSSKFIPNVFEDDKALLIEKYNKLGYRDAKIISDSIYRKKDNTMIIDISVDEGDKYYFRNINWVGNTVYSDKDLGAVLQIRKGDPYNKELLETNLSFNQNGPDVSSMYLDHGYLFFSVDPVEVQVENDSIDLEIRVREGDQAYLKNIIIKGNTRTNDHVIVRELRTRPGQLFSREAVIRTQRELAQLKYFDPEKLGVDVQPNPIDKTVDIIYTVEETSSDQIELSGGWGYGRIIGTVGLSFNNFSIRNIFNKKAYQPIPSGDGQKLSLRFQTYGAGYNSYSLSFTEPWLGGKRPNALSVSIFHSKYSYEDYYNTTDVVTPSNSFIINGLSLGIGRRLKWPDDFFQMYMGINLQQYDLKNYNVFSFGDGTGQFNNFNFTLTINRNSTDQPIYPRGGSDVGFTLELTPPYSSFGTKDYKTMGDEEKYKWVEYHKWKMKANFFSSIIGDLVLSTRTQFGFLGYYNKDIGVTPFDRFFLGGDGLSGYNNMDGRELIGLRGYSNESLTPNYATSTNLGGVIYNKFTLELRYPLSLNPSATIYVMSYFEGGNSWDSFANFSPFKIYKTAGIGVRVFLPMFGLLGLDWGYGFDDVPGLPEASGGQFHFSINQSLD; via the coding sequence ATGCAGATTAAGAATTATTTAACATACGCAAAACAAAGTATCATTACTACTGCCGTACTTTTATTTACCATAGTTTTGGTATTACCTTCTACGGCTCAAAATAATGCACTAATTGATTTGAACTACGAAAAGCCCAAATCATATAATATCGAATCTATAGAAGTAAGCGGTATAGAATTTCTCGATGAGAATGCGCTAATAATTATTTCGGGTTTAAGTATTGGAAAAAAAATTAATATCCCCGGCGATGATATTGCTATCGCTATTCGTAAACTTTGGAAACAAGGCCTTTTTGAAGATATTAGTATTGGTGTCATTGGAGTTCGTGACGATAATATTAGCCTTAATATTACCTTAAAAGAACGCCCTCGTTTATCTAGCTTCAATATTAGCGGAATAAACAAAAGCAATAAAGAAACTTTACGCGAAAAATCAAAACTTGTTCCGGGCGATGTGGTAACAGAGAATTTATTGATTCGTACCAAAGAAATTATAGAGAGCCACTTTGTTGAAAAAGGGTTTTTTAATACTAATGTTGAAATAGTAAAAAAGTCCGACCCTAAAAGACCTAACAGCGTTCATTTAGATATTAAAGTAAAGAAAAACAAGCGTATTCGTATTGATCAAATAAATATTATCGGAAATAAAGAGATTAAGGACGAGCGACTAAAATCTGCATTAAAAGAAACTAAGGAAAAAGCCTTTGTAAAACCCTTAAAATATGCCGATGAATTACTTGTTAATTTAGCCAAAGATGCCATAAGCTTAAAATGGCCTAAAATGCGTACAGATGTCTTAGATTATGTTGACAAAAGTTTTAGGATGACCATTTTAAAATCGTCTAAATTTATTCCTAATGTTTTTGAAGACGACAAAGCTTTACTTATTGAAAAGTATAACAAACTCGGCTATCGCGATGCTAAAATTATTAGCGATAGCATATACCGCAAAAAAGATAATACTATGATCATCGACATTAGTGTTGATGAAGGTGACAAATACTATTTCCGTAATATAAATTGGGTTGGGAATACTGTATATTCCGATAAAGACTTAGGAGCTGTTTTGCAAATCAGAAAGGGCGATCCTTATAATAAAGAGCTTTTAGAAACCAATTTATCATTTAATCAAAACGGTCCTGATGTAAGCTCTATGTATTTAGATCATGGTTATTTGTTTTTCAGTGTCGACCCTGTTGAAGTTCAAGTAGAAAACGACTCTATAGATCTGGAAATTCGTGTTCGTGAAGGCGACCAGGCTTACTTAAAAAACATAATCATAAAAGGAAATACACGCACTAACGACCATGTAATTGTACGAGAACTACGCACACGACCCGGGCAATTATTTAGTCGAGAAGCGGTTATCCGTACACAAAGAGAATTAGCTCAATTAAAATATTTCGATCCTGAAAAATTAGGTGTCGATGTTCAGCCAAATCCCATCGATAAAACCGTTGATATTATTTATACTGTCGAAGAAACATCTTCTGATCAAATTGAGCTTTCAGGAGGTTGGGGTTATGGTAGAATTATTGGAACAGTAGGTTTATCATTTAACAACTTCTCCATACGTAATATTTTTAATAAAAAAGCCTATCAACCTATCCCTTCAGGCGACGGACAAAAACTGAGCTTACGTTTTCAAACTTATGGTGCCGGTTACAACAGTTATAGTCTTTCTTTTACTGAACCTTGGCTTGGCGGAAAACGTCCTAATGCTTTAAGTGTTTCCATTTTTCACTCAAAATATTCATACGAAGACTATTATAATACTACTGATGTTGTAACTCCAAGCAATTCCTTTATCATTAATGGACTTTCTTTGGGTATTGGTCGTCGACTTAAATGGCCGGATGATTTCTTCCAAATGTATATGGGAATTAATTTACAACAATACGACTTAAAAAACTATAATGTATTTAGTTTTGGCGATGGAACCGGACAGTTTAACAACTTTAACTTTACACTGACAATAAATCGTAACTCAACCGACCAACCAATCTATCCTCGTGGCGGATCGGATGTGGGATTTACCCTTGAGCTCACTCCTCCGTATTCTTCCTTTGGTACTAAAGATTACAAAACAATGGGAGATGAAGAAAAGTACAAATGGGTTGAATACCATAAATGGAAAATGAAAGCTAATTTCTTTTCTTCAATTATTGGCGATTTAGTTTTAAGTACCAGAACACAATTTGGCTTCTTAGGATATTACAATAAAGATATCGGAGTAACTCCATTCGATCGTTTTTTCTTAGGCGGTGATGGATTATCGGGATATAATAATATGGACGGTCGTGAACTTATAGGTTTACGGGGTTATTCAAACGAAAGCTTAACACCAAATTATGCTACCAGCACAAATTTAGGTGGAGTTATTTACAATAAATTTACTTTAGAACTACGCTACCCCTTATCATTAAATCCAAGTGCAACAATATATGTTATGAGTTATTTTGAAGGCGGTAATTCTTGGGATAGCTTTGCTAATTTTAGTCCTTTTAAAATATATAAAACGGCGGGTATTGGAGTTAGAGTATTCTTACCTATGTTTGGACTCTTAGGTTTAGATTGGGGTTATGGTTTCGACGATGTTCCCGGTTTACCAGAGGCTTCCGGAGGTCAATTTCATTTCTCTATCAACCAAAGTTTAGATTAA